The Ailuropoda melanoleuca isolate Jingjing chromosome 4, ASM200744v2, whole genome shotgun sequence region CAAATTCAGTGTGATTTCATAGTGTTCCACCATCCCCACTCAGAATGAAACTTCTCCCTAGGACTGCTATTGTTCAGTACCTCAGTATTAAGCTCACCAATTTGCCTTGGAGCGCAGTAATCCCTACATGGCTCTTTCTGTGAATTTCTGGAAAGCAGGGGCAGGCTCTCTCATTTTTGTATATCCCAAGGCAGTGAGTGTACTGCCTTGCATAAGGCAGGAACTCTGTAAGTGGTTTTGAACTGGTGGGaaataaaagtattaagaatTTCATATGCTTAAATCTACAAAATGTGTCTAATCCTAAATAATCTTCACTCTCAAATTTCAACAATTAAATGGCaaataacacttaaaataaaGGTGTTTAAAGCAAACCAGTTTCGTATGTTAAAGTctgtttattttgaattatagAAGCTCTGGTATTTTggatttatattaagaaaatgaaacactttaGAAATTATAGGTAGGACTTTGAAAACAAACAgcacaatataaataaaagtaaatgacaaCATGACATGTTAAAATTTAAGTTTCAAATTTCACATAAAGTTCACTGGAGCAAATTCAAATTCACTAAAGCAAATTTAAAGCTTCAATGTTTTGCTTCTGCTGGTTTTCATTATTGTTCTTATGAAATCAACAAAgacttaaattaataaaaataaatttttactcaTATTGAAAGCCAGTATTTTTGTCAATGGATGGGCATGGAGGGGTATTTCCCACACTCCAGGGTCGGCCTATTTCTAGCCCTTGACCTGGAAATGCAGACCATAACTCTGTTGGAGTCACAGATTCCATCAAGGTTCTTTGCACATTCGCAGCCTAATTATGCATTAACATATTAAACATACTTTTGACCACTAGGCGGTGGGAGGATTCCTCCACAGTCAGCAACAGGAGAAAAAGCAGCTGCTGCCTAACTCTGTTCTGTCTGAAACGATCCACGTGATTTTGGGAATGACCACATGAATGTCAGGATACTGGCTGAAATGACGGGAAAATATCTAACTGTAATTCCAAGGAAAGATGAACTCCTTTGTTTTAgctattgattcaatttcattgttttttaagtgaaaaagtatTCAATAGTACTATCCAACTGTACAAACTctagtattatatatatgtatatatattcataagaaTAATGACTCATTTTCTGGGTGAAGAACAGAGGCCTAGAAGTTAACTAGGTTAGTGCTTTGTGAGCTGTGCAGCTTTGTGAGCTGCAGAATCAAGGGTAGTAATGCTCAGGCCACACTGACCGATTccatcagaatctctgggggcagaacacttgtattttcctttttaaagctccccaagCTAAACGTGAGAACAAACGAATTAGGTCACATTAGTTCAGAGGCTGATACAAGTTGTACTATTGATTATCTTAACACAAATATAGGTTGGCTTTTGCTGTGTTTTTGAGTGTGTGGTTTCTaaaaggggaaggagggtgaTCTCTTGCTCAATGGTACTGAAAGGTGAGCTATAAAATTGTACCCCAGAACGTAACAGCGCTCTGTATTTAACCTGTAGCACTAGTCCTCATCCACAGGTGCTTATCAGACTCATTCTtagaacttcaaaataaatacagatatccAGAAATTATCCTAGACCAGCTGAATCAAAATCACTCGGGAGGCACTTGAGCTTgtgaaccttaaaaaaaaccttgatgATTTTTGATGTGAAATTTTGGTTGAAGATCTTTAGAGGAGTGCCACATGGTATGTCCTTAGCTACATTTGGTAAAATTATAGGGAGGCAGATTTtaggaaaataactttaaaaatcacatagaGCTACCCAGCAATGGAATGATCCATTTTAAGGCAGTAAGCTCTCAATGGCTGGAAAAATAAAGGCAGAGGTTGGATTGTCAACTGCTGGGAATGTTGTCGAAGAGCTCCCAAATTTAGTAAGTAGTTGGATCACCAGATATTTAAGGTTACTCCCAATTCTTAAGTTTCATTAGCCAAAACCTACAATTGCTCACTTACAATGGATACTCACATTGTCATGAAAACTCAAGATTTTGTCAGAAGTATCATAATTATTTCGTTTCCAAAACTGGCTAGAACGAAGTAGCATTAATGCAATGCTGCCTTTGATACAGTCTCATTGAGGGGAAtacatttctttcctcctcatgCTTGCATGGAAGGAAGGGACTTTTTCTTGCTCCTTGGGAGACAGTGGTGTGGGAACAAGCTCCGTGAATCCTCATTCATTCCCTCTCAACAGGTGTCTCACCTGATGAGTGATTCTGGGAGCAGGAACTCAGCATGTGTGGCCCAGCCCCCTGGTGGGTTCTCTCACCTTGAAAGTTGAATGGTCTCAGAATGCAAAGGTGGGCTCTATCCCTGGCAAGGCAGAGGTCCGCAGTTGTGTCCAGGCAGGGAGACATTTAAGGGAGCCTTACAGGAGAACAAGTCAACCTTGCTCTCTACTCCAGCTTCACTGATAATAAAGCTGACGTTTTGATCTCTCTCGGACTCCTATGTCTTACTTCTCAATTTGTTCCAAAGTGAAGAGGGGAATAGAGAGTTACCTGTTGGTATCCTTAAGCCCCATAAACATCACAACCCTGTCATACACTGTAATTGCCGTGTCTATAACACTTGTGTTCTGAAATAGCATTCTGTTGTTTCTGAAGTCGATGAACAACTATAAAGTACAAAGTACTTCCAAAGTTACAAAAAGAACACAACATATAAAAGGCCATCTTTCTTTACTAGCATAATTTGGGAATTCTAACGCTCAATTGTCTATTTTTAGGAAACAATAACATTTTCCAAGTTTCTATCTTTATTGAGAATAATCTTAGTCGTGATCTGCAGAAGTTGGTCCTGGGCAATTTGAAGAGAGGTCGTCTTTATCTGTGatttatgtgaagaaaataaaagattaatacaACTTGTATAGTAAACTATTCCAGAAAATTATGTTAACATAACATGTGTTTCATAGCTGTGTTTACTACTTACTCAGCGAAACCAGGAAAAGATACAACAAGAACCAACAAGTCTTTACCGTCAAGCATAAGGTCCTTAAATTCAAGTTAACAAAGCCAACTTGGGCAAATGTATTAGAAGGGAAAGTACTTGGCTCTATAAGACATCTGGCCAGTTTTAAACCCATTTCTTtccttacaataaaaaaaaatggagtggatttcaacattctgatttttattgttCAGGGACAATATCTAACTACATAAAATCtagttctaaaaattttaaatatttttcaagtactATAGCTgaagaagaatatttaaaaataaagcacaaaaacaAATCATCCCCAAGTAActaaaaaattcttccttttaaaacagAAGACTGAAAAATTTCCTTCTGTACATGAAGTTTCTGAAAAGTTAAAAGCACCTTTAATAAGGCCTCAATTAATGGGGTACGTGGGttgctcaggtggttaagcatctgccttcagctcaggtcatgatctcaggatcctgagactgagccccttgttgggctccctgcttagcggggagcctgcttctccctctccctctgcccccactccccaacctccttcccctgccctgctagtgctctctctctcaaatagattttttttttaaaaaggcctcaATTATTTCTATATCCACTATTGGTTTAAGACATTGATCCCACATTGACATTTGGATGGAATAAGTAATTTCCATTGTCTATGGGAAATGTgactttcacacacacatacacacacacacacacacacaaaatcaaagtTAAAAAGAACATCTgtgttcaatatttttaaaaagtacgaGGTATCCTCTTACCTTCATAGGCTGTTCCACACCAAATACAATACAGATGTTCTTCTCTTAAATAACCAgtcaatatttgtaatttttccagTACCTAGATATAGGACATAGGCACATTAACAGTTCAAACTGAAAAGAATCTTGGTTTTCTGGTCTTTTGGATCCTACCAAATTAGCCCAAGGCTATAAATCTTCTGCTACTCTCTTCACCAAGTAGAAGTGTGAAGGGCAGAGTATATTAGAACATGTCCCAGTTTATCAGCCACCCTGATATTTTCACAAGTCTGCCAGACACAAAGAGACCACTtgttaacatttagaaaataggTTTGGGTTGGCTCTATTTGAATCAGCAtcctttaaagaccctgtctacTTTCAAAGAATCTTCCTCCCTGGTGGGATGAGAGTGAACACTGCCTCCTTTTGTCCTTAAAGTTCTCACAACGTCCTCTCAGTTAACGCGGAACACTGGTTTTTCAAATTGGAAATGTTTCCTACAAAATGTTCATATACAAATAACCATAGAAATGAGATTCCTTTCTTGAATAATCTCCATTTCCTTTGAActgtgggttgttgttgttgttgttgttgtttttgctttgtttatggGTAAAGGAGAGTAATGCTATAGAATTACTTCCGGAAATTTAACAGGCAACAAGGTAGAAATTAAAATCATTGACATCTGCAGTTCATCCATCATCCAAACTGAAGCTGAGATGAGAGTGTAAACTGAagctaaaggaagaaattatataaaGTTTTGGTTTGGGGTTAACAAAATAATCCTATAATGTCGTGGTTCTCAACAAGGGCTGATTTTTCCCCTCAGAGATATTTagcaatgtctggggacatttctggttgtcacaggGGGAGTGGAACTGGCACCTGCTGGGTGGAGGCCAGAACAGCGTCCCCCAACAATTACCCGGCTCAAAGTGTTAACAGTGCCACGGCTGAGACACCCTGCTCAAGGAACTGGTGGCAAAACATACACTTAAGTCTTCACTCTTATATTCATCTTCATCtggctctttttcttcctcctcctcttcctcagtcTCCTCTTCGAGCCCCAACCAGTACCATGCTTCCCTGGGAACCTGAATGTTCTGAAAATGGGAGAATTATTCCCCATTAAACACAAGTATGTTCATGTCAACATGAATTCCTATTCTTTCAGttcagtatttactgagtgttGCTTCAAGAGTTGAGCACTGTGCTGTATGAACCATGGGGATGAAGACCCAGTTGGAATACTGTCCCCAAGTTGCTGGAGGTCAAGTGGGGAAAAGGCATCATGGGTATACATAGCCTAACgggtataaaataatacatataagcTAGAAATCTTAAGTGTCATGacacagacacaaaataaaatgctacgaaaatatagaaaagtaagaGATTGCTTCCAGCGATCTTTTTACATATGGGGgaaattttacaaatgtttttgaGACTTTAAATAAAGTCACTTTATTTTGGtggaaacatcaaaataaaaaataaaagcaaagtgaaataaaaataaaagaaacaatagaattttaaaaaccactcacATCTGAAATAGATAGCAATCTACCATGATTTTACTAGTTAGGGACACAAAAGGTACTGAATATGGACTAAAAATAGGCTATTCTGGTTAATCAAATATTCTGGTGAACAGAATTTCCAAACGCACCAGCTCTGAGTCATCAATACTCAAACAAGCAGAGAACGATCAAATATAAAAACGTTATTTGATGCTCATTGGGTAATTCAGACCACTCTGGTTCCTGCAGAGGACAAGTCACCCTGAGTATCGATCATCAAAGATCAGTAGTGTGTGTTAAATGAAGGCTTTACTGGATAGCAGGCTAGATACACCCGGCTTGgagttcttctctttcttttttttcctaattagaGGGCAAATCACACCAGGTGCCAAAAAAGTGTTCCAAACTGAACACAGGTGGAAGGCTTGCCTTCTGAGTATCCAACTGCCGGCAGGCACGCTGGCTTCTCCTCAGGTCCCCTTCCAGCTTCACTTCATCTTGCTTATGCTTAAATCGcagcctaaaaaaataaatcaattacatcaatcaatctatcaatcaatcagtcaCAGTCTCATTGAAAGAAGGCAACAGTCTACTAAGAGTCCATACTCTCTTCACCCATTTTATGTGCCCAACTCCCAGAAAACATACCACGGTAAAGACAAGAGGAAACCCAACACAACGCGAGTACGAAGTGTTACCGAAACTCCTCTGCGGCTGTTTCTTCAGCTTGGTTTTTCATGTGAATCTTTCTTCTGTAGCTTTCTagcttttcctctgctttccgCTTCAGCAAGGCCTCATGACCAAGGCCGCTTTTCCCTGTTCAAACGGCAAACTCTGCTGAGGAACCAGCTGGCTTCACACTTTTAAAACACGGCAACtgacatatttgcaaatgacacacaATTCTAACTGGAGAACAATCACTCAAAACCATTTGACATGAATGACAGGAGAAAACAGTacagatgtgttttttttctaagtcCCAGCACACGATTTGATTTTTACAAAGATCATTAGTCTGCTCTCATGTGATAGTCATGCTatataaagctttttaaattgcGATAACAGTATCAACTATCATTCTTTCATATAAATGTactgaacaaataaaatatattttttctttttaattcatttgaagtATTTAGAAAAACACTGAATGCATAAATCTGTCTTCGAAGACTTTTAGGACATTTCAGTGGACAAAAGGagctttgcatttttaatggCCACAGCaatttttccccatatttttatgatttgaattttattttatcctcactgaaatttttatttttagtttaaaagatTTAGAAGTTTAAGAAACATCTTACTGAGGGTTTCCTATGAGAAGAACTGTAACAGTGCTAccattaaaaaagtatttaataagcAAATATATGTGCTAGATCTAAGCGTAAGTTATTATTACTGGTAAATATgctcaaaaataattatatacctGTTTTGATGTTGAGAGGAATTGGCTCAACAATACCATCTCctaagaaaagagaacaaaacacacaaactacTTTAGAAAATCTTCCTCAAGCTACAGGTGAACATGGTGTGTAACGGTACAATGCTCTACACATACCCCTCCAGCTTCAGTGCCACCTGAAACGGAAAACTGACTGTACTCTATAATCAACCACCTCCCTTGCCTTTAAACACCTGCTCCTCAGTAAGGCCGACCCACAGCCTCCTATGCCTTCAGAAGGTAGGGTTTCCAGAAGTGGAAACACTGATACTCTATGTCCAAGAGGGTGGCAGCCTCCAGGGAAAGTAAAGCTTTGCTAGGTGAGGATCAAAGCCATTAcagtaaagaagagaagaagaaaaaggcagcTTACTACAAACATATGGCCTCTCCATCTTAATAAACAGTCTCACTTTCTAATAGGGAAGAGAGAATTGAGCTTGTCCAACCAGATGTTCATTTAGGCAGCTGCCACAGGTACAGAGCGAGCAGGGCAGAGTCCTGCCATCCTCCTCAATGTCACTTCACTGTCCTTTGGCCGTTGCACTCCTCAACCCTTCTCTCATCACCATTCTTAGCTGCTGCCTTCATTGTAAGTCTCATCCATCCCAGATGTTAGCGCCTTCAAGGCTGAGCTGGGCTGATAAGCAGCTCTTGAGGGCAAACGGTTGTCTAAAGTGGCGTAGGAAGATGAAAGTTCTCTATGTGCTTGTTAGCATATAAGAGACTAGTGaagttgttttaatttcagtgtagaTGGATAAAGAGTCGTCTCTGGTACTCATCAATACATCACCATTTGGTGGTTAGGAACACCTGCTTCTGTCCAGACAGAACTTACCACTCTTGCCAAGGGCCTGACCACTTTTATATCCCATCTTTTGGAGCAGAGCAAACCCTTTGTTTTCATGGCCTAGTGCATTCTTCAACCCAATGTCACGTCTTTCTCGTTCTTCTTCTTTTAAActcttctgcctatttttcaaattagcttcctgttgcttttcttcttttcgaCGGGCCTCTCGGATTTGCCTCAGCATTGGCAATCCTGGTCTGATGTCTTGTCTGAAGAATAAGCGAAAAGGTGATTTTAGATGAGTACATTAAGTTTTCTCATAACTTTGCTACTTACTCAGTTGACACTACTTTACAGTTCAGTACCTCTATGATCACCTTTGTTACTATTGATATTAGAACATAATCACTGACCTCTGAGAATagctgttttaataaaaataatgaaggctGGTGCCAGATTGTAGGAAACTAAAGGAAGTACGGAGCTGAAGAAACAGTAGTTTTACA contains the following coding sequences:
- the GPATCH11 gene encoding G patch domain-containing protein 11 translates to MKLNMAEEEDYMSDSFINVQQDIRPGLPMLRQIREARRKEEKQQEANLKNRQKSLKEEERERRDIGLKNALGHENKGFALLQKMGYKSGQALGKSGDGIVEPIPLNIKTGKSGLGHEALLKRKAEEKLESYRRKIHMKNQAEETAAEEFRLRFKHKQDEVKLEGDLRRSQRACRQLDTQKNIQVPREAWYWLGLEEETEEEEEEEKEPDEDEYKSEDLSVLEKLQILTGYLREEHLYCIWCGTAYEDKDDLSSNCPGPTSADHD